From the Nocardiopsis changdeensis genome, one window contains:
- a CDS encoding thiazolylpeptide-type bacteriocin, whose translation MPESTALDIDLPELNFDDMEVMSVREAVAVPETGATSGSSSCTSTSCCGSSSCCSGGSCG comes from the coding sequence ATGCCCGAATCCACGGCTCTGGACATCGACCTGCCCGAGCTGAACTTCGACGATATGGAGGTCATGAGCGTCCGCGAGGCCGTCGCCGTCCCCGAGACCGGCGCGACCAGCGGCTCCAGCAGCTGCACCTCCACCTCCTGCTGCGGCTCCAGCAGCTGCTGCTCCGGCGGTTCCTGCGGCTGA
- a CDS encoding ABC transporter ATP-binding protein, producing MHPSDTGGSGDPAPAAAEVPTEHAIEAAGITKDYGKGEVLHGIDYRVPTGTISALLGPNGAGKTTLIEILEGHRGRTSGRLSVLGLDPGNRRDFARLRTRMSVVLQQSMLEPGLSVRDILRRHASYYPDPVGLDEILEQVDLAEKRGALVKSLSGGQLRRLDLALALTGRPELLFLDEPTTGLDPVSRRRIRGLVAGLRDSGTTVILTSHDLAEVQELADRVDVIRDGSFIASGTPDELVRSSSAFTVVEFADPGVGADRLPAGASLVNGRVRIHTDDQDSVVRDVQAWAERERATISGLTIVPPTLDDAYLAMLDAGAEKTTSGKAE from the coding sequence GTGCACCCCAGCGACACCGGCGGCTCCGGCGACCCCGCACCCGCCGCCGCAGAAGTCCCCACCGAACACGCCATCGAGGCCGCGGGCATCACCAAGGACTACGGCAAGGGCGAAGTCCTCCACGGCATCGACTACCGGGTGCCCACCGGTACGATCTCCGCCCTGCTCGGCCCCAACGGCGCCGGGAAGACCACCCTCATCGAGATCCTGGAGGGCCACCGCGGCCGCACCTCCGGCCGGCTGTCCGTCCTGGGGCTCGATCCCGGGAACCGCCGCGACTTCGCCCGGCTGCGCACCCGGATGAGCGTGGTCCTCCAGCAGTCCATGCTCGAACCCGGCCTGTCCGTGCGCGACATCCTGCGCCGCCACGCCTCCTACTACCCCGACCCGGTGGGCCTGGACGAGATCCTCGAACAGGTCGACCTCGCCGAGAAGCGCGGCGCCCTGGTCAAGTCCCTCTCCGGCGGCCAGCTCCGCCGCCTCGACCTGGCCCTGGCCCTGACCGGCCGCCCCGAGCTGCTCTTCCTCGACGAGCCCACCACCGGCCTGGACCCGGTGTCGCGCCGCCGCATCCGCGGCCTGGTCGCGGGGCTGCGCGACAGCGGCACCACCGTCATCCTCACTTCGCACGACCTCGCCGAGGTGCAGGAGCTGGCCGACCGGGTGGACGTCATCCGCGACGGCTCCTTCATCGCCTCGGGCACCCCGGACGAGCTGGTCCGGTCCTCCTCCGCGTTCACCGTCGTGGAGTTCGCCGACCCGGGCGTCGGCGCCGACCGCCTTCCCGCCGGGGCGAGCCTGGTCAACGGGCGGGTGCGCATCCACACCGACGACCAGGACTCCGTGGTCCGCGACGTCCAGGCCTGGGCGGAGCGGGAGAGGGCCACCATCAGCGGGCTGACCATCGTGCCGCCCACCCTCGACGACGCCTACCTGGCGATGCTCGACGCGGGCGCGGAGAAGACCACCTCGGGGAAGGCCGAATGA
- a CDS encoding thiazolylpeptide-type bacteriocin has product MQDSPSIELPDLDFSDMEVMSVREAVAVPETGATSGSSSCTSTSCCGSSSCCSSGSCG; this is encoded by the coding sequence ATGCAGGACTCCCCCTCCATCGAACTGCCCGACCTCGACTTCTCCGACATGGAGGTCATGAGCGTCCGCGAGGCCGTCGCCGTCCCCGAGACCGGCGCGACCAGCGGTTCCAGCAGCTGCACCTCCACCTCGTGCTGCGGTTCCAGCAGCTGCTGCTCCTCGGGTTCGTGCGGCTGA